In the genome of Vicia villosa cultivar HV-30 ecotype Madison, WI linkage group LG7, Vvil1.0, whole genome shotgun sequence, one region contains:
- the LOC131620362 gene encoding early nodulin-like protein 14 → MDFKTPLFLLFVLVSTSQALKFDIGGSSGWSLNPSENYNQWSGRNRFQVNDILVFKYKKGSDSVLEVTKEAYDKCNKTNPINKFEDGNTEFTLDRSGPFYFISGNDQNCEKGQKLALVVISPRGHTPSSPSPSPSTATPSPSATSPSPSVSTSPTANSPSVSTPPAGEPTAPPPTAGGPPAPSPLSPSVGASPPSQSPTIPADGTAPSGSASLAPGAAAVPPASSDSIAPSTSLVYSVAVVVGAVFVCYGSILG, encoded by the exons ATGGATTTTAAGACACCTCTCTTTCTCTTGTTTGTTCTTGTCTCAACTTCCCAGGCCCTCAAATTCGATATTGGCGGAAGTTCTGGATGGTCTCTTAACCCTTCCGAGAATTACAACCAGTGGTCCGGAAGGAACAGGTTCCAAGTCAATGACATTCTAG TTTTCAAGTACAAGAAGGGTTCAGATTCGGTGTTGGAAGTGACGAAAGAAGCTTATGATAAATGCAACAAAACAAACCCAATCAACAAGTTCGAAGATGGTAACACAGAGTTTACTTTGGATCGATCTGGACCATTCTATTTCATCAGTGGAAATGATCAAAATTGTGAAAAGGGTCAGAAATTAGCCCTTGTTGTTATATCCCCACGAGGACACACACCATCCTCTCCTTCTCCTTCACCATCTACTGCAACTCCATCTCCCTCTGCAACCTCTCCATCTCCTTCTGTTTCAACTTCTCCCACTGCAAATTCACCATCCGTGAGTACGCCTCCAGCCGGTGAACCTACGGCTCCACCTCCTACCGCGGGTGGACCACCTGCTCCATCACCGTTATCTCCTTCCGTGGGAGCTTCACCGCCATCTCAATCTCCAACTATACCAGCAGATGGTACCGCGCCGTCGGGTTCAGCGTCTCTTGCACCTGGGGCAGCAGCGGTTCCACCGGCCTCATCTGATTCAATAGCGCCTTCGACTTCTCTGGTGTATTCCGTTGCAGTTGTTGTCGGTGCTGTGTTTGTGTGTTACGGAAGCATTTTGGGTTGA